The Pseudomonas iranensis genome includes a window with the following:
- a CDS encoding transposase, whose product MNERKIYTREFKLRAASMVLDDNCPVPDVCASLDIGPTALRRWVDQVRKEREGQPVNGTKAITEDKREIQELKAKIKRMEMEADILKKATALLMSDPDRFR is encoded by the coding sequence ATGAACGAAAGAAAGATTTATACCCGCGAATTCAAGCTACGTGCTGCCAGCATGGTGCTTGACGACAACTGCCCGGTTCCAGACGTTTGCGCATCGCTGGATATAGGCCCTACTGCCTTAAGGCGGTGGGTGGACCAAGTTCGCAAAGAGCGCGAAGGACAGCCGGTCAATGGCACTAAAGCGATTACCGAAGACAAGCGCGAGATTCAGGAGCTGAAAGCCAAGATCAAACGCATGGAGATGGAAGCCGATATCTTAAAAAAGGCTACTGCTCTCTTGATGTCGGATCCCGATCGTTTTCGATGA
- a CDS encoding TIR domain-containing protein, producing the protein MLHYLRGDGIMRHCFYSFHYQADNWRAAKIRSIGAIHGAREAYDNGWEAVKNGSEQAIKNRIAAEMNGCSCAIVLIGSQTAGRKWIDYEIVEAWKKGMGLLGVYIHAVMDRNNQTSRIGANPFANFNINNVPLSNIVRSYDPAGYDSATRYANISQNLGKWVEEAIAIRKPY; encoded by the coding sequence GTGCTGCATTACCTGCGCGGAGACGGGATCATGCGCCATTGCTTCTACAGCTTTCACTACCAGGCCGACAACTGGCGAGCTGCAAAGATTCGCTCGATCGGGGCTATCCATGGCGCCCGTGAGGCCTATGACAACGGCTGGGAAGCTGTGAAAAATGGCAGCGAACAGGCAATCAAAAACAGGATCGCCGCCGAAATGAACGGCTGCTCGTGCGCGATTGTGCTAATCGGCTCACAAACTGCGGGCCGGAAGTGGATCGATTACGAAATCGTAGAAGCTTGGAAGAAAGGCATGGGGTTGCTTGGGGTCTACATTCACGCCGTGATGGATCGCAACAATCAAACCTCCAGAATCGGTGCCAACCCGTTTGCGAACTTCAATATCAACAACGTCCCGCTTTCTAACATTGTGCGGTCGTATGATCCAGCCGGCTATGACAGTGCCACGCGGTACGCAAACATCTCCCAGAATCTTGGCAAGTGGGTAGAAGAAGCGATAGCAATCAGAAAGCCCTACTAA
- a CDS encoding toll/interleukin-1 receptor domain-containing protein, producing MYIGFELNDYQPLRKVHSYETDALEEQAKGAFDKLSEYMVGKFQGKDVIDAGQLADHLFPTKRAHVFLSHSHRDADQAIELAVALQDKGLNVFVDSCVWGYFPKLLDALNEVYAEPKRKPEGGVVYDYRKATDLAAGVHMMLAGALQAMIDRSELFVFLNTSNSVPMTNFAGVDQTFSPWIYSELQFSATARTRVPPRHQITMDSVSIEEQRHFKAIASSEALLSFKAFNKHLPKVNGGELKTWFTGTHERETRALDSLYGASDIPENFFRLRNALEKQELLGS from the coding sequence ATGTACATAGGTTTCGAGCTGAATGATTACCAGCCCCTCCGTAAGGTTCATTCCTATGAAACCGATGCGTTGGAAGAACAGGCAAAAGGCGCCTTCGACAAGCTGTCCGAATACATGGTGGGCAAATTCCAGGGCAAAGACGTCATTGACGCGGGACAGCTGGCTGACCATCTGTTCCCGACTAAGAGGGCCCATGTGTTCCTGTCACATTCGCACCGGGACGCTGACCAGGCTATCGAGCTGGCTGTTGCCCTGCAGGACAAAGGGCTAAACGTGTTCGTCGACTCCTGTGTATGGGGCTATTTTCCTAAACTGCTTGACGCCCTCAACGAGGTGTACGCCGAGCCTAAGAGAAAGCCCGAGGGTGGAGTCGTCTACGACTATAGAAAAGCGACTGACCTGGCCGCCGGCGTTCACATGATGCTCGCGGGCGCACTTCAGGCGATGATCGACCGGTCAGAGCTTTTCGTGTTCCTGAACACCAGTAACTCGGTACCCATGACTAACTTCGCGGGTGTGGATCAGACGTTTTCCCCATGGATCTACTCCGAGCTCCAGTTTAGTGCGACTGCTCGTACCCGGGTTCCACCTCGACACCAGATCACAATGGACTCGGTGTCGATCGAAGAGCAGCGTCATTTCAAAGCGATCGCGAGTAGTGAAGCATTGCTGTCCTTCAAGGCTTTCAACAAGCATTTGCCCAAAGTTAACGGTGGCGAATTGAAAACCTGGTTCACAGGTACCCACGAGCGCGAAACCCGTGCCTTGGATAGCTTGTACGGTGCTTCGGATATTCCCGAAAACTTCTTCAGGCTGCGTAACGCGCTGGAGAAGCAAGAGCTACTGGGCTCCTGA
- a CDS encoding toll/interleukin-1 receptor domain-containing protein, producing the protein MDRGFNLSINTGPYPVDFPKVHAYKAANQKRVDDLAQLMIDEDTFDASLILNTLFPAVNADIFLSHSSKDANEAIQIALELREKCGLNVFIDSCIWGPIYDLLKAIDNKYCRREGQTTYDYDERNRTTAHVHMILTTALQRMIDQTHTIIFMNTEQSISLKHSVNEEQKTLSPWIHMELNFSTMVRRRTRYKMLIKSERAMDEAFSNEQFNVAHDAPTGHLTSITESDFRKWMLQASTLRGSKAIDLLYSDF; encoded by the coding sequence ATGGATCGCGGCTTTAACCTCAGTATAAATACCGGCCCTTACCCTGTCGATTTTCCGAAAGTCCATGCCTACAAAGCTGCCAATCAGAAACGCGTCGACGACTTGGCTCAGCTAATGATCGATGAAGACACATTTGATGCATCGCTCATTCTGAATACACTGTTTCCTGCAGTGAACGCAGACATCTTCCTGTCACACTCGTCCAAAGATGCAAACGAAGCGATACAAATCGCGCTGGAGCTCCGGGAAAAATGCGGCCTGAATGTCTTCATCGACTCATGCATCTGGGGCCCGATCTACGACTTACTGAAAGCGATCGATAACAAGTACTGTCGTCGTGAGGGCCAGACGACTTACGATTACGATGAGCGCAACCGCACCACGGCTCACGTACATATGATCCTGACCACCGCGCTGCAGCGCATGATTGATCAGACGCACACGATCATCTTCATGAACACAGAACAGTCTATTTCTCTCAAACACTCAGTGAATGAAGAGCAAAAGACGCTGTCGCCATGGATACATATGGAGCTCAATTTCAGTACTATGGTACGGCGCCGCACTCGCTACAAGATGTTGATAAAAAGCGAGCGTGCGATGGATGAAGCTTTTTCAAACGAGCAGTTTAACGTCGCACATGACGCCCCCACCGGCCACCTAACCTCTATTACAGAAAGCGATTTCCGAAAGTGGATGCTGCAGGCGTCCACCCTTAGAGGCTCAAAAGCAATCGATCTTTTATATAGTGACTTCTGA
- a CDS encoding toll/interleukin-1 receptor domain-containing protein, whose translation MQHASYYLAIFGSPPEGFVDEFHEALKAKLAVLSLNLGVEVDWYTGMPDEYRVANGKCTAALCFPLPDGQDVHITKLMKDGVPVIPVASKLGHLAAEFPPSVSILNGLGLDSSDILTIVNCLLECASLLPRQRRVFLSYRRTESTTAALQLYAALSERLFDVFLDTHEILPGEHFQEVLWQKLCDSDVMIYLDTPSYFDSRWTTAEFGRAVFRGVPILRAGWPEVDLDDRSQVTLDLRLTKDDFLSDGASLTNQCLACICRSAEDLRAEGVATRYRLLMNAFGTSLERAQATIEGYSLRRSLTVKPKRGEPIYVYPALGVPTTYTLHDATLDNHPAPVAVVYDNAGIEERRWQSHMEWISDYLEKDVRLVEPYNSGWRFMDWRK comes from the coding sequence ATGCAGCACGCCTCTTACTACCTGGCTATTTTCGGTTCGCCTCCCGAAGGCTTTGTTGATGAATTCCACGAAGCCTTGAAAGCGAAGCTCGCGGTGCTGTCACTCAACCTCGGCGTTGAGGTCGATTGGTATACAGGTATGCCTGACGAGTACCGCGTAGCCAACGGGAAATGCACCGCAGCCCTCTGTTTCCCTCTTCCTGATGGCCAAGACGTACACATCACGAAATTGATGAAGGATGGTGTCCCCGTCATCCCTGTCGCGTCGAAACTCGGGCATCTGGCCGCGGAGTTTCCTCCGTCAGTATCGATCCTGAACGGGCTAGGACTGGACTCATCGGACATCCTGACCATCGTCAATTGCTTGCTGGAATGCGCTTCGCTCTTGCCTCGGCAACGACGCGTTTTCCTGAGCTACAGACGAACGGAATCTACCACCGCAGCGCTACAGCTCTATGCGGCGCTTTCAGAACGGTTGTTCGACGTTTTCCTCGACACGCATGAGATCTTGCCAGGGGAGCACTTTCAGGAAGTGCTCTGGCAAAAGCTGTGCGATAGCGATGTCATGATCTATCTGGACACACCGTCCTACTTCGACAGCCGTTGGACAACAGCAGAGTTTGGGCGCGCCGTGTTCCGGGGCGTTCCCATTCTCAGAGCTGGCTGGCCAGAGGTAGATCTCGATGACCGAAGCCAAGTTACGTTGGATTTACGCCTGACCAAAGACGATTTCTTATCTGATGGCGCGTCGCTGACCAACCAATGCCTCGCTTGCATTTGTCGATCGGCTGAGGATTTGCGCGCAGAAGGCGTCGCTACCCGCTATCGCCTACTGATGAACGCATTCGGTACCTCCTTGGAGCGTGCCCAAGCGACAATCGAGGGCTATTCACTCCGACGCAGCCTAACCGTTAAGCCTAAACGTGGAGAGCCGATCTACGTCTATCCAGCGCTCGGCGTGCCGACAACCTATACCCTACACGACGCCACCCTTGACAATCACCCTGCGCCTGTAGCCGTAGTATACGATAACGCGGGTATTGAAGAACGTAGGTGGCAGTCACATATGGAATGGATCAGCGACTATCTAGAAAAGGATGTCCGATTAGTCGAACCCTACAATTCGGGCTGGAGATTCATGGACTGGCGAAAATGA
- a CDS encoding toll/interleukin-1 receptor domain-containing protein yields the protein MDARYSLALLGDFPTAIADEIEAALEERISELGLVLHEDVTLFRGDPRRFRPKFDRCCAALCASINATDEAAIEHFIDRRVPLVPVARDPDTFKAEFPGKLGALNGVAMTQSPAILASCLLEASSLIPRQRRVFLSYRRKESTEAALQLYSELCARQYDVFLDTHGILPGEHFQEVLWQRLCDSDVLVYLDSSGYFKGRWTELEFERASLRKLAMLRVGWPRVEATNIHLISGQVQLEDSDLGADRLIQSDALTEILEKIELYRSKSVSIRYRDLVGKLTSSVEAAGGKVLGASSRRGLVVSVKNEEIVVYPELRVPTSESFYEASLEEHSPPVAVIYNEEGIEERTWKAHMQWLGDRLDGHARLVKANAAGHRFQDWY from the coding sequence ATGGACGCCCGCTACTCCCTCGCCCTACTAGGCGACTTTCCCACCGCTATTGCCGATGAGATCGAGGCCGCTCTAGAGGAGCGAATTTCGGAACTCGGGTTAGTGCTTCATGAAGACGTGACACTGTTTCGGGGAGATCCCAGGCGCTTCCGACCCAAGTTTGATCGCTGCTGCGCAGCCCTTTGCGCAAGCATCAATGCCACTGATGAGGCGGCCATTGAGCATTTCATTGACCGCCGAGTACCACTGGTTCCGGTTGCGCGGGATCCAGACACTTTTAAAGCCGAATTTCCTGGAAAGCTTGGAGCATTGAACGGCGTTGCGATGACCCAAAGCCCAGCTATCCTTGCGAGCTGTCTCCTGGAGGCAAGCTCGCTGATCCCACGTCAGCGCCGGGTGTTCCTCAGCTATCGACGCAAAGAGTCCACAGAGGCCGCTCTGCAACTGTATTCAGAACTGTGTGCGAGGCAGTACGACGTTTTCCTCGACACGCACGGGATTTTACCTGGAGAGCACTTCCAAGAGGTGCTATGGCAGCGCCTCTGCGACTCCGACGTACTCGTCTACCTCGATAGCTCAGGGTACTTCAAAGGCCGCTGGACTGAGCTGGAGTTCGAAAGGGCTTCGTTGAGGAAACTCGCCATGCTTCGCGTTGGGTGGCCACGCGTTGAAGCAACCAACATCCATTTGATCAGCGGACAAGTCCAGTTGGAGGATTCTGATCTCGGTGCAGATCGGCTGATTCAGTCGGACGCTTTGACCGAGATTCTCGAGAAAATCGAGCTCTATCGAAGCAAAAGCGTATCGATCAGGTACCGGGATCTTGTCGGGAAGCTAACGTCTTCGGTAGAGGCCGCCGGCGGTAAAGTGCTGGGCGCTTCGTCCCGAAGAGGATTGGTGGTCTCAGTAAAAAATGAAGAAATCGTTGTCTACCCAGAGCTTCGCGTACCAACCAGCGAGTCATTCTATGAAGCATCGCTGGAGGAGCACTCGCCTCCAGTTGCCGTGATTTATAACGAAGAAGGGATCGAAGAAAGAACCTGGAAAGCCCACATGCAATGGCTCGGAGACAGGCTTGATGGGCATGCGCGCTTGGTGAAGGCGAACGCCGCTGGCCATCGATTCCAAGATTGGTATTAG
- a CDS encoding AAA family ATPase, with protein MKALINVRPSPEQLALFSRSSAGVEVIRGAAGSGKTTTALLKLRSAAGFYLNREKKRPVPGSVEILVLTFNRTLRGYIAELTERQFANEPLVNLDFYTFNKWAQHLTGAQGIINITGTEAHLRALASRMKMNADFVVDEAVYVLGRFAPDDLDDYLTTRRDGRGITPRMERPARQRLLDQVIRPYMEMKRAKNLVDWNDLAAMLSTQKLRQYDVIVVDETQDFSANEIRAVLNQKSEDATITFVLDSAQRIYSRNFTWSEVGVTLRPEKSSRLQTNYRNTREIAQFASAMLAGLTLDDNGTMPDFGSARSNGIKPFVVMGDYPHQLRWALDYLSQIDLEKDSVAFLHPRLYFRDLRRALQSLGLGYVELTGEPNWPQGPENIALCSVHSSKGLEFDHVIMIGLDGSILDVSTPQDDADDGQGSDEYELSSRLRRLIAMGIGRARESVAIGFKTFDAPDIMRFIDNDLYTEVKV; from the coding sequence ATGAAAGCGTTGATCAACGTGAGGCCCAGCCCAGAACAGCTGGCCCTTTTCTCTCGCAGCAGCGCGGGCGTCGAGGTGATTCGAGGGGCTGCCGGCAGCGGCAAGACCACCACGGCGCTGCTCAAGCTGCGCTCCGCAGCAGGTTTCTACCTGAACCGTGAGAAGAAACGTCCCGTTCCAGGCTCGGTTGAAATCTTGGTGCTGACCTTCAACCGGACGTTGCGCGGCTACATTGCTGAGCTCACGGAACGGCAGTTCGCCAACGAACCCCTGGTCAATCTCGATTTCTACACCTTCAACAAGTGGGCCCAACACCTAACAGGCGCCCAAGGCATCATCAACATCACAGGTACGGAGGCTCACCTTAGAGCCCTCGCGAGCCGCATGAAGATGAATGCCGACTTTGTTGTCGACGAGGCAGTGTACGTTCTTGGCCGATTTGCGCCGGACGACCTGGATGACTACTTAACCACTCGGCGGGATGGTCGCGGGATCACCCCACGGATGGAGCGCCCTGCTCGCCAACGATTGCTGGATCAGGTCATCCGCCCCTATATGGAAATGAAGCGGGCTAAGAATCTGGTGGACTGGAATGACCTGGCTGCAATGCTTTCAACTCAGAAGCTTCGTCAGTACGATGTTATCGTCGTGGACGAAACCCAAGACTTTTCAGCCAATGAAATCCGCGCGGTTCTGAACCAGAAGTCCGAGGACGCAACCATCACATTTGTCCTGGACAGCGCACAACGCATCTACAGCCGAAATTTTACCTGGAGCGAGGTAGGGGTCACCCTGCGGCCCGAAAAAAGCAGCCGGCTTCAGACAAATTACCGAAATACTCGTGAAATCGCACAATTCGCCAGCGCGATGCTCGCCGGCCTAACACTGGACGATAATGGCACCATGCCTGATTTCGGAAGCGCCCGATCGAATGGCATCAAGCCCTTCGTAGTGATGGGGGATTACCCTCACCAGTTGCGTTGGGCGTTGGACTATCTGAGTCAGATCGATCTGGAGAAGGACTCGGTGGCGTTTCTCCACCCCAGACTCTATTTCCGGGATCTCAGGCGAGCGTTACAGTCGCTAGGACTGGGCTATGTCGAATTAACTGGTGAGCCTAATTGGCCCCAAGGCCCCGAGAATATCGCGCTCTGCAGCGTGCATTCGAGCAAAGGCCTTGAATTCGATCACGTCATCATGATTGGCCTGGATGGCAGCATCTTGGATGTGTCCACTCCTCAAGACGATGCCGACGATGGACAGGGAAGCGATGAATATGAGTTGTCTTCTCGCCTGCGCAGGCTCATCGCCATGGGGATAGGCCGCGCAAGGGAAAGCGTAGCAATCGGGTTCAAAACTTTTGACGCTCCCGATATCATGCGCTTCATCGACAACGACCTGTACACGGAAGTGAAGGTATGA
- a CDS encoding toll/interleukin-1 receptor domain-containing protein, with product MAFFTKSEARAAAKRAMRNRSLGEMMSESMESSKRATRFDVFLSHSINDAELVLGVKVLLEEMGKKVYVDWVDDPELDRSQVNKHTAERLRGRMKQSDTLLYIATENATSSKWMPWELGYFDGHKPKKVAILPVLEKENQKFEGQEYLGLYPTVDKDSLSGPPRQSGDPFKDLEELRRGLQGGLLPWNGRIYL from the coding sequence ATGGCATTTTTTACGAAATCTGAGGCACGGGCCGCAGCAAAACGAGCGATGAGGAATCGCAGCCTCGGCGAGATGATGAGCGAATCGATGGAGTCCAGTAAGCGGGCGACCAGGTTCGACGTTTTCCTGTCCCACTCGATCAACGATGCTGAGCTAGTACTCGGGGTGAAGGTGCTGCTGGAGGAAATGGGCAAAAAGGTTTATGTCGATTGGGTAGACGATCCTGAACTGGATCGTAGCCAGGTGAACAAACATACGGCGGAACGGCTGCGAGGTCGGATGAAGCAGTCCGATACGCTCCTCTACATCGCTACCGAGAACGCTACGAGTTCGAAGTGGATGCCATGGGAGCTGGGCTATTTCGATGGCCACAAACCCAAAAAAGTCGCCATCCTCCCTGTCCTGGAAAAGGAAAACCAGAAATTTGAAGGGCAGGAGTACCTGGGTTTGTATCCGACGGTAGACAAAGACAGCTTGAGCGGGCCACCTCGGCAAAGTGGAGACCCGTTCAAAGATTTAGAGGAGCTGCGCAGGGGGCTTCAGGGAGGGTTACTCCCGTGGAACGGTAGGATCTATCTTTGA
- a CDS encoding IS3 family transposase, which translates to MIAELRESFPTATLCRVFDVKRSSFYEWLQRLAKPQIKREELKLKVVELHSESRGAMGSRMISKGLQAQNIAAGRSLVRALMREANIVSKQRQPHPFRSRGVEAFVAPNLLKRNFKPTAVNQVWCGDVTSLMVGKRWVHLAIVIDLFARRVIGWAFSLVNDANLVSKALRMATQIRTCPPGLMFHSDQGCQYTSRKFQQELMSHGILQSMSHRGQCWDNAPTERFFGTLKSEWVPRSGYSLIDEAETDMVRFFVYYNRTRLHSYNSYLSPIAMEQKAA; encoded by the coding sequence ATGATCGCGGAGCTAAGAGAGTCTTTTCCGACTGCCACTCTGTGTCGTGTTTTCGATGTGAAGCGCAGCAGCTTTTACGAGTGGCTTCAGCGGCTAGCCAAGCCACAGATAAAACGCGAAGAACTCAAGCTGAAAGTGGTTGAACTGCACAGCGAAAGCCGGGGTGCCATGGGCTCCAGAATGATCAGCAAAGGTCTGCAGGCCCAAAACATAGCGGCGGGAAGGAGTCTTGTCAGAGCGCTAATGAGAGAGGCAAACATTGTCAGCAAACAGCGCCAACCGCATCCATTTAGATCCAGGGGAGTTGAAGCATTTGTCGCACCCAATCTACTCAAGCGAAATTTCAAGCCAACGGCGGTTAATCAGGTCTGGTGTGGAGACGTTACCAGTCTGATGGTGGGCAAGCGCTGGGTTCATCTAGCCATTGTGATCGACTTGTTTGCTCGCCGGGTCATTGGTTGGGCGTTCTCGCTGGTCAATGACGCTAACTTGGTCAGCAAGGCGTTACGCATGGCGACACAGATACGAACATGCCCGCCGGGACTGATGTTTCACTCGGATCAGGGTTGCCAATACACCAGTCGCAAGTTTCAACAGGAACTAATGAGCCATGGCATCTTGCAAAGCATGAGTCATCGTGGCCAGTGCTGGGATAACGCTCCGACAGAGCGTTTTTTTGGAACCTTGAAATCAGAATGGGTGCCTCGCAGCGGCTACAGCCTGATCGATGAAGCAGAAACCGACATGGTGCGTTTCTTCGTGTATTACAACCGCACCCGGCTCCACAGCTACAACAGTTATCTGTCGCCAATAGCGATGGAGCAGAAAGCTGCCTAA
- a CDS encoding tetratricopeptide repeat protein, which yields MSIFSWLFKRPKAVNAEADPGFPKGRRSTLQVSRDKHFLTVESLDFYGLYQLSKSKHWAIGWRDSDPAAGRGGHRESGLGAYVLADLSSGTVSCNGSMARPNNGHVSDSGVFCLENWHFGSSLSGTFSVFDPAGAVIITKELTANIFTSDISRNGKYAFCATANSPSEHGNKVFLFDLLKRVELYCVTPKAGWPESYEVDEKTGELIAHFKEVGSFRYDIDGQFLGGDQLEDANLTSSRFERILLSAEKVLGEVNLTDERVVEVLDAVQRARSLGADQYPAWRATALKVKGLAHEHLSQYAEAVQVYEEALSLNPKIGVKRRLASVAKRINAG from the coding sequence ATGAGCATTTTTAGTTGGCTGTTCAAAAGGCCCAAGGCCGTCAACGCTGAAGCCGACCCCGGGTTTCCAAAGGGGCGTCGCTCAACGCTCCAGGTTTCGCGTGATAAACATTTTTTGACGGTGGAGTCGCTCGACTTTTACGGGTTATATCAGCTGTCTAAGTCAAAGCACTGGGCGATTGGGTGGCGCGACTCAGACCCTGCGGCGGGCCGAGGAGGACATCGGGAGTCGGGCCTTGGAGCCTACGTACTGGCGGATCTGAGCAGCGGTACAGTCAGTTGCAACGGAAGCATGGCTAGGCCGAACAACGGTCACGTTTCCGACTCCGGTGTTTTCTGCTTGGAGAACTGGCATTTTGGCAGCTCTCTTTCTGGAACATTCAGTGTCTTCGATCCCGCGGGAGCTGTAATCATCACGAAAGAGCTGACGGCCAATATCTTCACCAGCGACATTTCTAGGAATGGGAAGTACGCTTTCTGCGCCACAGCAAACAGCCCCAGTGAGCATGGCAACAAGGTCTTCCTGTTCGACCTGCTCAAGCGGGTAGAGCTGTATTGCGTCACTCCAAAAGCCGGATGGCCCGAAAGCTATGAGGTCGATGAGAAAACGGGAGAACTGATTGCACATTTCAAGGAGGTCGGGAGCTTCCGGTACGACATTGATGGCCAATTCCTAGGTGGTGATCAACTCGAGGATGCGAATCTCACCTCGTCTCGGTTTGAGCGCATTCTCCTCTCAGCAGAGAAGGTGCTAGGGGAGGTCAATCTAACAGACGAGCGCGTCGTTGAAGTCCTGGATGCTGTCCAGCGTGCCAGGTCGCTTGGCGCAGACCAATATCCTGCTTGGAGAGCCACTGCCTTGAAAGTAAAGGGGCTCGCGCACGAGCACCTGAGCCAGTACGCCGAGGCAGTCCAGGTTTACGAAGAAGCGCTTTCTTTGAACCCTAAAATCGGTGTGAAACGTAGGCTCGCTTCTGTGGCGAAGCGGATCAACGCTGGATAG
- a CDS encoding toll/interleukin-1 receptor domain-containing protein, translated as MEYGFNIDINPEHFPITKDVSDFKSNLKASTVKLKNYLLKDNVSIDAKTVIKQLFPAQRCDIFISHSYQDQALAIQLALDLKKKGITAFIDSTVWGSAYELLKAIDEKHCKIVGTTRYHYDLRNRSTAHVYMILATALQQMISESTALFFLNTDHSLSTQHSIEDEDKTGSPWIHMELMFSHFIWQAKHAKELVVANESWAFDSVPVFHEAKTDHLKPLTDIRLREWIDEQVIRPNSMEILESLSRLHGGSILRSKV; from the coding sequence ATGGAATACGGCTTCAACATTGACATCAACCCCGAACATTTCCCTATTACCAAGGACGTAAGTGACTTCAAGAGCAATCTTAAAGCCTCAACGGTCAAGCTTAAAAATTACTTATTGAAAGACAACGTTAGCATTGATGCCAAAACCGTCATCAAGCAATTGTTCCCAGCGCAGCGATGCGACATTTTCATATCCCATTCCTACCAGGATCAAGCCTTGGCGATCCAGCTCGCGCTGGATCTGAAAAAGAAAGGGATAACAGCATTCATCGACTCTACGGTTTGGGGTTCGGCGTACGAACTCCTGAAGGCAATCGATGAGAAGCATTGCAAAATCGTGGGTACCACTCGTTATCACTACGACCTGCGCAATCGCTCGACCGCCCATGTGTACATGATCCTAGCGACAGCTTTGCAGCAAATGATCAGCGAATCCACCGCGTTGTTTTTCTTGAACACCGACCATTCCTTATCAACGCAGCACTCAATCGAAGACGAGGATAAAACTGGGTCTCCTTGGATTCATATGGAGCTGATGTTTAGCCATTTTATTTGGCAAGCCAAGCATGCCAAAGAGTTGGTGGTCGCCAATGAATCGTGGGCTTTCGACTCGGTGCCCGTCTTCCATGAGGCCAAAACAGATCACCTTAAGCCGCTGACAGATATAAGGCTGCGAGAGTGGATCGATGAGCAAGTGATACGACCCAACTCAATGGAAATCCTTGAGTCGCTTTCCAGGCTGCATGGGGGCAGCATCTTGCGAAGCAAGGTTTGA